Within Acidimicrobiales bacterium, the genomic segment GGGCCCTCCGTCCACCGAGACGACTCCCTCGGGGTCGAGGTCTGTCAGCGCTACGCCAACGGCTCCGATCAAAGCCTCGCGCCCCACCGTCTTGGTCGAGAATCGTGACCGAATCATCGACGAGACACCTGCCAGATAAAACAGCAGCGATCCTCCGACTACGGTGGCCAGAGTTATCCAGGTGACTTCGAGGCCTCGGTACGAACCGAGGGTTCCCACCAAGACGGCCGCCGTTCCCAGTGCGGACCAGAGCCGCGGAACGCCGGTCTGGAGGTCGACGGCGAAGGCGAACGCCGAGAAGGCCACGGCGGCGACGGCCCACCAGTTCACCGGGAGTTCGTCGAATGCCCAGAAGGACGAGATCAGTAACAGCGCGCCCGAAAATCCCGCGATCCCGATGCTGGCGGCGAAGAACTCGAATACGATCAGGCCCAAGCCTGCCACCAGGGAGACCCACGCCAGATCCGGACTAGAGAGGGCATGCAGGACCTGGTGGGTGAACGGGAGCTGGCTGAAGCGGATCTGCGCTCGCGGCTCGCGCCTCGGCTGACCGTCTACCCGCACCACCTCAGAGGCGACACCGGGAATGTCCACCACCAGGTCACCTAGAGTCGGGTAGCCCTCCAGATTCGACCCCACTCCCCGGTTCGAGCGTGGCGCGACTATTCCCAGCTCGAGGGCTTCATCGTCGTCGACCGTTCCGGCACGGAGTCGGGTCGCCCAACGACCGAAGAGTCGACCGAACTCCTCTTGCGGGAGACGTTGACGACCTATCCTGCCCAACGAAGTGCCCGGAGCCATGCCGAGGAGGTCCGCCAACGCGACGATCTCTGCGGCGCCGCCGTGAGCGACCGCTCCCGACGGCCCCACCCACACCGCCACGGTGGTTCGCATCCGAACGATGGTGCGGGCCAGTCGAACGAAGCGAGCGTCGTCCACCAGCACGCCGGGACTGTCCAACTGAATCACCACCGCCGTCACCCGGCGTTCTTCGGCCCGTTCCAGCTGGCGTTGCAGGAACGACACCGAGATCCGGTCCAACCAACCCGTCACCTCGACGACCTCCACCGTGCCGCTGCGAGGAGGGTCGGATGCCGGAAGCGAGTCCAACCACCCTGCCCGTAAGGTCTGCTCTGCCCGTGCGGCCGCGCCGGAGACGCCAGTCACCACCGCGACAGAAAAAACGAGTGCCGATGCGAGAAATGCACGGAGGCACGCACGACGGATCACGCCGAGCGCGGCGCGGCGGATCGCGCAGCGGTACGAGGTCCTCGTGGGCTGCGTGGATGGCTGTCGACTCTCGCTCATGTGCCCTTCCCGGTCTCGAGCACGCGTAGGCTCGCCGTGATGGCGGTCGGATCCAACGGCTCCAGAGTCGCGACAGTCGACCCTGCCGTGTTCTTTCGCTCTTCCAAGGTCCTCATCGTGGCCGGGAAGGGAGGAGTGGGCAAGACGACGGTCTCCGCGGCCATGGCAAGGGCAGCTGCCCTCTCCGGCCTCTCCACACTCATAGTCGAAGTCGAGGGTAAGAGCGGCTTGGCGGCCCTTTTCGGTCGGGAGCCGCTGGGATACGAGGAAGTGGTGTTGGATCCCGGCGGTGGACCACTAGGCGCAGCAGACATCCGGGGGCGGACCATCACGCCCGACGAGGCGCTGCTCGAGTATTTGCGCGATCACGGCATGAGCCGCGTCTCCAAACGCCTGCTCTCTTCAGGCGCGCTGGACGTCGTGTCGACTGCGGCACCCGGGATCCGGGACATCCTGATACTCGGCAAGGTGAAGCAGCTCGAACGCCGGGGGGAGGCGGACCTGATCGTGATCGACGCTCCGGCGGCGGGACACGCGGTCACCTTCTTGCAGTCTGCTTCCGGCCTGGCGGACGCGGTGCGCGTCGGACCCGTGAGAGCCCAAGCCGAAGAGGTGCTCGAGTTGCTCACGGACGCTTCGCGCTGTCAAGTGGTCTTGGTGACGCTTCCCGAGGAGACGCCCGTCAACGAGGTGGTCGACACTGCCTACAGCCTCGAGGACCGCGTCGGCATCCACCTCGGGCCGGTGGTGGTCAACGGCGTCTACCCCCCACTCGACGGCCTGGAGGAGGATCCCGAGAAAGCTGCGGCAGAGTGCGGAGCTTTCCTCAGACCGGGCGAAGCCGGCGTATTGGCGGCAGCCGCGAGTTTCCGTCTGCGCCGTTCGCGCTTGCAGGCGGAGCAGATAGCCCGGCTCACCGAGCAACTTCCGCTCCCCCAGCTGGTCCTGCCGTTCAGGTTCTCTCCCGACCTGGACCGCGGTGACGTCGAGGGGTTGGCTCGAGCGCTGTTGGAGCAGATCGCCCAGATGCCCGAACTGGCGGGCGACACGACTGGTGCCGAATCCTGAGAGGTGGACTTGGACGTCGCGAACGGACCCCGGGAACGTTCCGGACGGGAAAGCCCAACAGGTGAGCAGAGCCGCCTGGCCCTTCTCGTAGCCGAGTCGTCGGTGATCATATGCACGGGATCCGGAGGGGTGGGGAAGACGACGGTCGCGGCGAGCATTGCCATGGAGGCAGCTGCACAGGGAAAACGTGCATGCGTCGTGACGATCGACCCGGCCAAGCGCCTGGCCGACGCTCTCGGATTGAGAGGGGGGCTCTCGAACGAGCCGCGTCGCATCCAGGGGCCTTGGAGCGGTGAGTTGTGGGCGATGATGCTCGACACGAAGTCCACCTTCGACGCGCTGGTCGCCAAGTACGCGGGGGACCCCCAGCAGGCAGAGCGGATACTGAAGAACCGCTTCTACAGAAACATCTCCGGTGCCCTGTCGGGAACGCAGGAGTACATGGCGATGGAGAAGCTCTACGAATTGCACGAAGAGTCGGACTTCGATCTCGTGGTCGTCGACACACCACCCACCCGGAACGCTCTGGATTTCCTCGAGG encodes:
- a CDS encoding ATPase, which produces MPFPVSSTRRLAVMAVGSNGSRVATVDPAVFFRSSKVLIVAGKGGVGKTTVSAAMARAAALSGLSTLIVEVEGKSGLAALFGREPLGYEEVVLDPGGGPLGAADIRGRTITPDEALLEYLRDHGMSRVSKRLLSSGALDVVSTAAPGIRDILILGKVKQLERRGEADLIVIDAPAAGHAVTFLQSASGLADAVRVGPVRAQAEEVLELLTDASRCQVVLVTLPEETPVNEVVDTAYSLEDRVGIHLGPVVVNGVYPPLDGLEEDPEKAAAECGAFLRPGEAGVLAAAASFRLRRSRLQAEQIARLTEQLPLPQLVLPFRFSPDLDRGDVEGLARALLEQIAQMPELAGDTTGAES
- a CDS encoding serine protease — its product is MSESRQPSTQPTRTSYRCAIRRAALGVIRRACLRAFLASALVFSVAVVTGVSGAAARAEQTLRAGWLDSLPASDPPRSGTVEVVEVTGWLDRISVSFLQRQLERAEERRVTAVVIQLDSPGVLVDDARFVRLARTIVRMRTTVAVWVGPSGAVAHGGAAEIVALADLLGMAPGTSLGRIGRQRLPQEEFGRLFGRWATRLRAGTVDDDEALELGIVAPRSNRGVGSNLEGYPTLGDLVVDIPGVASEVVRVDGQPRREPRAQIRFSQLPFTHQVLHALSSPDLAWVSLVAGLGLIVFEFFAASIGIAGFSGALLLISSFWAFDELPVNWWAVAAVAFSAFAFAVDLQTGVPRLWSALGTAAVLVGTLGSYRGLEVTWITLATVVGGSLLFYLAGVSSMIRSRFSTKTVGREALIGAVGVALTDLDPEGVVSVDGGPWRARTSRATPVGKGATVSVSGVEGMFLRVEPVDESSQSSGGPG